From Microlunatus capsulatus, a single genomic window includes:
- a CDS encoding DUF805 domain-containing protein: MSFPPPGPPPGARTAPPPPGPAPLHLPQHDATPRQAAERFFRKYADFSGRATRSEYWWWTLIASVISAVLQVGGTLALGGTLLPGLDGTLPDLRTFLVPLIPSLVWSLAVLVPGIALTVRRLHDGNRSGWWYLAVLPSLAGSVLQLVAVSSMDEQRLAAGDLGGLALGPLIGGGVLSLVGLVGSIAVLVFLILGPDPRGVRFDRRG; this comes from the coding sequence GTGTCCTTCCCCCCTCCCGGTCCGCCGCCCGGCGCCCGGACCGCGCCCCCGCCGCCCGGCCCGGCCCCGCTGCACCTGCCGCAGCACGACGCCACGCCCCGTCAGGCCGCCGAGCGGTTCTTCCGCAAGTACGCCGACTTCTCCGGCCGGGCCACCCGCAGCGAGTACTGGTGGTGGACGCTGATCGCCTCCGTGATCTCCGCGGTCCTGCAGGTGGGCGGCACCCTCGCCCTGGGCGGCACCCTGCTCCCGGGCCTGGACGGGACGCTGCCCGACCTCCGCACGTTCCTGGTGCCGCTCATCCCCAGCCTGGTCTGGTCCCTGGCCGTGCTCGTCCCCGGCATCGCCCTGACCGTCCGCCGGCTGCACGACGGCAACCGCTCGGGCTGGTGGTACCTCGCGGTCCTGCCCAGCCTGGCCGGCAGCGTCCTGCAGCTGGTGGCGGTCAGCTCGATGGACGAGCAGCGGCTGGCGGCCGGCGACCTGGGCGGGCTCGCGCTGGGACCGCTGATCGGCGGCGGGGTGCTGAGCCTGGTCGGGCTCGTCGGCTCCATCGCGGTGCTCGTGTTCCTCATCCTCGGCCCCGACCCGCGCGGCGTCCGGTTCGACCGCCGCGGCTGA
- a CDS encoding thermonuclease family protein, with protein sequence MVRSALVPVVGVVTAAAVVLGAVVAFTGSDDDRQRATVVRVVDGDTLVVDYDDAQHRVRLLNVDTPETVAPGQPVQCLGPEATAFLETRLPVGAPVVLRFDEDRLDRYDRELAGVFDADDVLVNAEIARAGLGVAVVHEPNRRFYAQVRDAQEQAEAHQVGRFSPTLACTPAG encoded by the coding sequence GTGGTGAGGTCGGCCCTGGTCCCGGTCGTCGGGGTGGTGACGGCGGCGGCCGTCGTCCTCGGCGCGGTCGTGGCGTTCACGGGCTCCGACGACGACCGCCAGCGGGCCACCGTCGTGCGGGTCGTCGACGGCGACACCCTCGTCGTCGACTACGACGACGCGCAGCACCGGGTCCGGCTGCTCAACGTCGACACCCCGGAGACGGTCGCCCCGGGCCAGCCCGTGCAGTGCCTCGGGCCCGAGGCCACGGCCTTCCTGGAGACCCGGCTGCCCGTCGGCGCGCCGGTCGTCCTGCGTTTCGACGAGGACCGTCTGGACCGCTACGACCGCGAGCTGGCCGGTGTGTTCGACGCCGACGACGTGCTGGTCAACGCCGAGATCGCCCGCGCCGGGCTCGGCGTCGCCGTCGTCCACGAGCCCAACCGCCGCTTCTACGCGCAGGTGCGCGACGCCCAGGAGCAGGCCGAGGCGCACCAGGTCGGCCGCTTCTCCCCGACGCTGGCCTGCACCCCGGCCGGGTAG
- a CDS encoding class I SAM-dependent methyltransferase — protein MGLYRRHLQPRLLAAALGDAQTAAIRRRVCAGLVGEVLEVGYGSGLNQPHLPAAVTAVAAVEPSAVALELAAGRRAASAVPVAVVGDDAQRLPLPDDRFDAALCTWSLCAVPDPLAALREVRRVLRPGAVLHLVEHGLAPDGGVARAQRRWSGLNRAVAGCVLDRDVADLVERAGLTWTVLDRSYEPGLPRAARYFYEGRATA, from the coding sequence ATGGGCCTCTACCGCCGCCACCTGCAGCCGCGGCTGCTGGCCGCCGCGCTGGGCGACGCCCAGACCGCGGCGATCCGGCGGCGGGTGTGCGCCGGCCTGGTGGGGGAGGTCCTCGAGGTGGGCTACGGCTCGGGCCTCAACCAGCCCCACCTGCCGGCGGCCGTGACAGCGGTGGCGGCCGTCGAGCCCTCCGCCGTGGCGCTGGAGCTGGCCGCGGGACGGCGTGCCGCGTCCGCCGTGCCGGTCGCCGTGGTCGGCGACGACGCCCAGCGGCTCCCGCTGCCCGACGACCGCTTCGACGCCGCCCTCTGCACGTGGAGCCTCTGCGCGGTGCCCGACCCGCTGGCCGCGCTCCGCGAGGTCCGGCGCGTCCTCCGGCCGGGGGCGGTCCTGCACCTCGTCGAGCACGGTCTGGCCCCCGACGGGGGCGTCGCCCGGGCCCAGCGCCGCTGGAGCGGGCTCAACCGCGCCGTCGCCGGCTGCGTCCTCGACCGCGACGTGGCCGACCTCGTCGAGCGGGCGGGCCTCACCTGGACCGTCCTCGACCGCTCCTACGAGCCCGGGCTGCCGCGCGCGGCGCGCTACTTCTACGAGGGCCGGGCCACGGCCTGA
- a CDS encoding C39 family peptidase gives MQNPSLSRRQALGLGVGLGAGTLVGVLPATTAQAGAQRTVAYEYVRQQTQSWCSAASSFIALSSRRNPTQAGLARDLGLSGGSGLQDPLRIAAVLNQRLGLTGAAHRYVFRQPPAGTLKERLRMRVVASIDAGHAVVINMDRVAGDTYSAGHYVAIVGYRDGAYKIADPDEPTRKGVWFGADDVVAWNKLNRFTAFS, from the coding sequence ATGCAGAACCCCTCGCTCTCCCGTCGTCAGGCTCTCGGCCTCGGCGTCGGCCTCGGTGCCGGCACCCTCGTCGGCGTGCTGCCGGCCACGACGGCGCAGGCCGGTGCGCAGCGCACCGTGGCCTACGAGTACGTCCGCCAGCAGACCCAGTCGTGGTGCTCGGCGGCCAGCAGCTTCATCGCCCTGAGCTCGCGGCGGAACCCGACGCAGGCCGGCCTCGCGCGCGACCTCGGCCTGTCGGGCGGGTCCGGGCTGCAGGACCCGCTGCGGATCGCGGCCGTGCTGAACCAGCGGCTCGGCCTGACCGGAGCGGCGCACCGCTACGTGTTCCGCCAGCCGCCCGCCGGCACGCTGAAGGAGCGCCTCCGGATGCGGGTGGTCGCGAGCATCGACGCGGGCCACGCGGTGGTGATCAACATGGACCGGGTCGCCGGTGACACCTACTCGGCCGGCCACTACGTGGCGATCGTCGGCTACCGCGACGGCGCGTACAAGATCGCCGACCCCGACGAGCCGACGCGCAAGGGCGTCTGGTTCGGCGCTGACGACGTCGTGGCCTGGAACAAGCTCAACCGGTTCACCGCCTTCAGCTGA
- a CDS encoding alkaline phosphatase D family protein: MAPTPTLSRRRLLGGAGAGALLLGTGLVDVGDAGAAVRLRRNPFTLGVASGDPRPDGVVLWTRLAPEPFEPDGRGGMGKKSVRVRWEVAADERFRRVVRRGSAVASAELGHSVHPEVDGLEPDRRYWYRFRVGDHLSPVGRTRTFPRRGSAPKDLRFAFASCQAWHDGYYTAYDHMAEEDLDLVVHLGDYLYEKGLKSNKRGVDLPAHFDPETFSLARYRLQYALYKAERPLQRAHAAFPWIQTIDDHEVENNFADDRSQADTGSDQDPAVFRRRRARAFQAMYENMPLRRSQLPDGPDVRLHRRLPYGTLADFTMLDTRQYRSDQPCGDGESASCDERYDPDQTMLGGKQKRWLLDGFSSSRAQWQVLGNQAPMGQTDLTPGGDETRVYLDPWDGYVAERNQVLGEAQDRGVRNLVVITGDRHQNYALDLKRDYDDARSAVVGTEFVGTSITSGGDGGDRTPEIANLLAANPHFRFANSQRGYVRVHVDRERWRSDFRVVPYVLRKGAPVSTRASLVVQDGRPGVQTS; encoded by the coding sequence ATGGCCCCCACCCCCACCCTGTCCCGCCGCCGGCTGCTGGGCGGCGCCGGAGCCGGCGCGCTGCTGCTCGGCACCGGCCTGGTCGACGTCGGCGACGCCGGCGCCGCAGTCCGCCTGCGCCGCAACCCCTTCACCCTCGGCGTCGCCTCCGGGGACCCACGCCCCGACGGCGTCGTCCTCTGGACGCGGCTGGCGCCCGAGCCCTTCGAGCCCGACGGCCGCGGCGGCATGGGGAAGAAGTCCGTCCGCGTCCGCTGGGAGGTCGCGGCCGACGAGCGGTTCCGCCGGGTGGTCCGGCGCGGCAGCGCCGTGGCCAGCGCGGAGCTCGGCCACTCGGTGCACCCCGAGGTCGACGGCCTGGAGCCGGACCGGCGCTACTGGTACCGCTTCCGCGTCGGCGACCACCTCTCCCCCGTCGGCCGCACCCGCACCTTCCCCCGCCGCGGCAGCGCGCCGAAGGACCTGCGCTTCGCCTTCGCCTCCTGCCAGGCCTGGCACGACGGCTACTACACGGCCTACGACCACATGGCCGAGGAGGACCTCGACCTCGTCGTGCACCTGGGCGACTACCTCTACGAGAAGGGGCTGAAGTCGAACAAGCGCGGGGTGGACCTGCCCGCGCACTTCGACCCCGAGACCTTCAGCCTGGCCCGCTACCGGCTGCAGTACGCGCTGTACAAGGCCGAGCGGCCGCTGCAGCGGGCGCACGCGGCCTTCCCCTGGATCCAAACCATCGACGACCACGAGGTCGAGAACAACTTCGCCGACGACCGCTCCCAGGCCGACACGGGCTCCGACCAGGACCCCGCCGTCTTCCGCCGCCGTCGGGCCCGGGCCTTCCAGGCGATGTACGAGAACATGCCGCTGCGCCGCAGCCAGCTGCCCGACGGCCCGGACGTGCGGCTCCATCGCCGGCTCCCCTACGGCACCCTCGCCGACTTCACCATGCTCGACACCCGGCAGTACCGCAGCGACCAGCCGTGCGGCGACGGCGAGTCCGCGAGCTGCGACGAGCGCTACGACCCCGACCAGACCATGCTGGGCGGCAAGCAGAAGCGCTGGCTGCTCGACGGCTTCTCCAGCTCGCGCGCGCAGTGGCAGGTGCTGGGCAACCAGGCGCCGATGGGCCAGACCGACCTCACCCCCGGCGGCGACGAGACGCGGGTGTACCTCGACCCCTGGGACGGGTACGTCGCCGAGCGCAACCAGGTCCTCGGCGAGGCGCAGGACCGCGGGGTGCGCAACCTCGTCGTCATCACCGGCGACCGGCACCAGAACTACGCCCTGGACCTCAAGCGGGACTACGACGACGCCCGCTCCGCCGTCGTCGGGACCGAGTTCGTCGGCACCTCGATCACCAGCGGGGGCGACGGCGGCGACCGGACGCCCGAGATCGCGAACCTGCTGGCCGCCAACCCGCACTTCCGGTTCGCCAACTCCCAGCGGGGCTACGTCCGCGTGCACGTCGACCGGGAGCGCTGGCGGAGCGACTTCCGGGTGGTGCCCTACGTGCTGCGGAAGGGTGCGCCGGTCAGCACCCGGGCCAGCCTCGTCGTCCAGGACGGGCGTCCCGGCGTGCAGACCAGCTGA
- a CDS encoding uracil-xanthine permease family protein, with amino-acid sequence MARQIWTLHGDGRNVEASAVVGPAERLSWGRTVGLGMQHVVAMFGATFLVPVLTGFSPTTTLFFSGVGTILFLLLTKNRLPSYLGSSFAFIAPITAATASDGRGGALAGIVAVGLLLALVGLVVQVTGTGWIDALLPPVVAGAIVALIGFNLASAARDNFVKAPVTAVITLAAVILATVVFRGILGRLSIVLGVVVGYVVAVLRGEVDYAPVAAAGWVGLPEFTAPQLTPGFWSLLPAFLPVVLVLVAENVGHIRGVAQMTDPAVNKLTGRALLADGLATTLAGLGGGSGTTTYGENIGVMAATRVYSTAAYWVAGAFAVLLGLSPKVGAVINTIPAGVLGGVTTALYGLIGIIGVKIWMDNRVDFAKPTNQLTAATALVVAIAPFTFTVGTVSFNGIALGTVAAIVVYHVMNAVARARGTA; translated from the coding sequence ATGGCCCGACAGATCTGGACCCTCCACGGCGACGGGAGGAACGTCGAGGCGAGCGCCGTCGTCGGCCCCGCCGAGCGGCTGAGCTGGGGCCGGACCGTCGGGCTGGGGATGCAGCACGTCGTCGCCATGTTCGGGGCCACCTTCCTGGTGCCGGTGCTCACCGGCTTCTCGCCCACCACCACCCTCTTCTTCTCGGGCGTGGGCACGATCCTCTTCCTCCTGCTGACGAAGAACCGGCTGCCCAGCTACCTCGGGTCCTCCTTCGCCTTCATCGCCCCGATCACCGCCGCGACCGCCTCCGACGGCCGGGGCGGCGCACTCGCCGGCATCGTCGCCGTCGGCCTGCTGCTGGCCCTGGTGGGGCTGGTGGTCCAGGTGACCGGCACCGGCTGGATCGACGCGCTGCTGCCCCCGGTCGTCGCGGGCGCGATCGTCGCCCTCATCGGCTTCAACCTGGCCTCGGCGGCGCGCGACAACTTCGTCAAGGCTCCGGTGACGGCGGTGATCACGCTCGCGGCGGTCATCCTCGCGACCGTGGTGTTCCGCGGCATCCTCGGCCGGCTCTCGATCGTGCTCGGGGTGGTCGTCGGCTACGTCGTCGCCGTGCTGCGCGGCGAGGTCGACTACGCCCCGGTCGCCGCGGCCGGCTGGGTCGGACTGCCGGAGTTCACCGCGCCGCAGCTGACGCCCGGGTTCTGGTCGCTGCTCCCGGCGTTCCTGCCCGTCGTCCTGGTGCTGGTGGCCGAGAACGTCGGCCACATCCGCGGCGTCGCCCAGATGACCGACCCTGCTGTCAACAAACTGACCGGTCGGGCGCTCCTCGCCGACGGCCTGGCCACCACGCTGGCCGGGCTCGGCGGCGGCTCGGGCACCACGACCTACGGGGAGAACATCGGCGTGATGGCGGCGACGCGGGTCTACTCGACGGCGGCCTACTGGGTGGCCGGGGCGTTCGCGGTGCTGCTCGGCCTCTCCCCGAAGGTCGGCGCGGTCATCAACACCATCCCCGCTGGCGTGCTGGGCGGGGTGACGACGGCCCTCTACGGGCTGATCGGCATCATCGGCGTCAAGATCTGGATGGACAACCGGGTCGACTTCGCCAAGCCGACCAACCAGCTGACGGCGGCGACTGCGCTGGTCGTGGCCATCGCCCCGTTCACCTTCACCGTGGGCACCGTGTCGTTCAACGGCATCGCGCTGGGCACCGTCGCGGCGATCGTGGTCTACCACGTGATGAACGCCGTCGCGCGGGCCCGCGGCACCGCCTGA
- a CDS encoding ArsR/SmtB family transcription factor gives MLSTATDALARFGHALSDTTRTRTLLALSDGPAYPAELAALVGVSRQALSNHLGCLRGCGLVVGVPEGRRTRYELTDPRIGHALQELLAVVLVVDPACPPSSEARTADPRARSGRADAGVRS, from the coding sequence GTGCTCTCCACCGCCACCGACGCGCTGGCCCGCTTCGGGCACGCGCTGTCCGACACCACCCGGACCCGGACGCTGCTCGCGCTGAGCGACGGCCCGGCCTACCCGGCCGAGCTGGCCGCGCTGGTCGGCGTCTCGCGGCAGGCGTTGTCCAACCACCTCGGCTGCCTGCGCGGCTGCGGGCTGGTCGTCGGGGTCCCCGAGGGCCGGCGCACCCGCTACGAGCTCACCGACCCGCGCATCGGGCACGCCCTGCAGGAGCTGCTGGCGGTCGTCCTCGTCGTCGACCCGGCCTGCCCGCCGAGCTCGGAGGCCCGGACCGCCGACCCGCGGGCGAGATCTGGGCGAGCCGACGCCGGGGTCCGGTCGTGA